A genomic region of Micromonospora sp. NBC_01796 contains the following coding sequences:
- a CDS encoding Kelch repeat-containing protein has product MTPRRSDPGRRLGTAGLLAALLTAAVPAPAAYAADTVLISGAVRDASGHGWPLWATVSVDGRPAATATSAPFTGAYQLRLPVGQPYTLRVQSRYPGYPELTRQIEVGTADTVVDLALPVDADACVAPGYTHRANGLVELFDTGGTTAPDGWSVLDNLGNEQVWSFDDPGERGNLTGATGGFAIAESDLYGGPARQDTALVSPVVDLTGVASPTIGFASDFNTPDYPEDAGIAEVDLSVDGGGSWSNVWHADDAVRGPVQVTLPIPQAAGQPDARIRFHYFEGELTAGDWWQVDRVWVGEHSCVPVAGGLVAGYVRDANTASPLVGATVGVAEATVSTAATGDDPRLDDGFYWMFNPSTATTQLTASMRGYQPMRKRPSVPADQTTRVNFDLPTGALTVGTAALTGAAPIGGRTTVSLDVTNTGTAPIELTVAERPGTGPTDGSVPPTDGSVPPTDATGANAATSGTSMSGANAATSGTSMSGASAATSGTSMNGASATTSGTSMSGASNGTGAPVRRISGRFSPDADGLARPAGQPAEAPQRAGVRAATAGSGWRSIADYPLDLADNAAAEYRGRIYSVGGNVDTGRVRNAYVYDPATDRWTAFAPLPVARQRPVAAFLGDRLYVTGGWSGTNIPAEVEPSLDVYDPATDTWSTGAPIPQGTAAAGAAVLDKQLYVVGGCHPEGYDCGSSSDVFRYDPVADRWDSLAGYPEPVAWVSCGAIEAAVYCAGGVAEESSRSTYRYDPITDTWTRLADLPIDLWAAGYAVADGRLNLSGGVTDDGSTITNQGFAYDPVSDAWSALPNAVNALYRGASACGFYRIGGSFARYGRAPFAEVLPGRTDCGSDRDSAWLAATPTASVLAAGRTVRLSVTLDAGVLDQPGTYSAALLLRGNTPYPTTVVPVTFTVAAPAGWGAVGGTVTGVDCAGVDRPLAGIPVWLDAGGSRYALTTDPQGRFTRWLDAGTGSVAVVAGGGNWTPVSRTVPVSPGTTSVADLRLVPAGCP; this is encoded by the coding sequence ATGACCCCGCGCCGATCCGACCCCGGCCGGCGACTCGGTACGGCGGGCCTGCTCGCCGCGCTGCTCACCGCCGCCGTACCGGCACCGGCCGCGTACGCCGCCGACACCGTCCTGATCAGCGGTGCGGTACGGGACGCGTCCGGGCACGGCTGGCCGCTCTGGGCCACGGTCAGCGTCGACGGAAGACCGGCTGCCACCGCGACCAGTGCCCCGTTCACCGGCGCGTACCAGCTTCGGTTGCCGGTCGGCCAGCCGTACACGCTGCGGGTGCAGTCCCGGTATCCGGGTTATCCCGAGCTGACCCGGCAGATCGAGGTCGGCACCGCGGACACGGTGGTCGACCTGGCGCTCCCGGTCGACGCGGACGCGTGCGTCGCACCCGGTTACACCCACCGGGCGAACGGCCTGGTCGAACTCTTCGACACCGGTGGGACCACCGCGCCGGACGGCTGGTCGGTCCTGGACAACCTCGGCAACGAGCAGGTGTGGAGCTTCGACGACCCGGGCGAGCGGGGCAACCTGACCGGGGCCACCGGCGGGTTCGCGATCGCCGAGAGCGACCTGTACGGCGGACCCGCCCGGCAGGACACCGCGCTCGTCTCGCCGGTGGTCGACCTGACCGGGGTCGCTTCGCCCACCATTGGTTTCGCCAGCGACTTCAACACCCCCGACTACCCGGAGGACGCCGGGATCGCCGAGGTCGACCTCTCCGTCGACGGTGGTGGAAGCTGGTCGAACGTGTGGCACGCGGACGACGCCGTACGCGGACCGGTGCAGGTGACGCTGCCGATCCCGCAGGCCGCCGGCCAGCCGGACGCGCGGATCCGGTTCCACTACTTCGAGGGGGAGCTGACCGCGGGTGACTGGTGGCAGGTGGACCGGGTCTGGGTCGGCGAGCACTCGTGCGTACCCGTCGCCGGTGGGCTGGTGGCCGGTTACGTCCGGGACGCCAACACCGCATCCCCGCTGGTCGGCGCGACGGTGGGAGTCGCGGAGGCGACCGTGTCCACGGCGGCGACCGGGGACGACCCCCGGCTCGACGACGGCTTCTACTGGATGTTCAACCCGAGTACGGCGACCACCCAACTCACTGCGTCGATGCGCGGCTACCAGCCGATGCGCAAGCGCCCCTCGGTGCCGGCCGACCAGACCACCAGGGTCAACTTCGACCTGCCCACCGGGGCACTGACGGTTGGTACCGCGGCACTGACCGGCGCCGCCCCGATCGGTGGTCGGACCACCGTCTCGTTGGACGTGACCAACACCGGCACCGCCCCGATCGAGCTGACCGTCGCCGAGCGGCCGGGTACGGGCCCGACCGACGGCTCCGTACCGCCGACCGACGGCTCCGTACCGCCGACCGACGCGACCGGCGCGAACGCCGCGACCAGCGGGACCAGCATGAGCGGCGCGAACGCCGCGACCAGCGGGACCAGCATGAGCGGCGCGAGCGCCGCGACCAGCGGGACCAGCATGAACGGCGCGAGCGCCACGACCAGCGGGACCAGCATGAGCGGCGCGAGCAACGGGACCGGGGCTCCGGTGCGCCGGATCAGCGGACGCTTCTCGCCGGACGCCGACGGGCTCGCCCGGCCGGCCGGGCAACCGGCCGAGGCGCCGCAGCGCGCCGGGGTGCGGGCGGCGACCGCCGGGTCCGGCTGGCGCAGCATCGCCGACTACCCGCTCGATCTGGCCGACAACGCGGCGGCCGAGTACCGGGGCAGGATCTACTCGGTCGGCGGGAACGTCGACACGGGCCGGGTCCGCAACGCCTACGTCTACGACCCGGCCACCGACCGGTGGACGGCGTTCGCCCCGCTCCCGGTGGCCCGGCAGCGGCCGGTGGCGGCGTTCCTCGGCGACCGGCTCTACGTCACCGGTGGCTGGAGCGGCACCAACATCCCGGCCGAGGTGGAACCGAGCCTGGACGTCTACGACCCGGCCACCGACACCTGGTCCACCGGGGCGCCGATCCCGCAGGGGACCGCCGCGGCCGGGGCTGCCGTGCTGGACAAGCAGCTCTACGTGGTCGGCGGATGCCACCCCGAGGGCTACGACTGCGGATCCTCCTCCGACGTCTTCCGGTACGACCCGGTCGCCGACCGGTGGGACTCCCTGGCCGGCTACCCCGAACCGGTCGCCTGGGTCTCCTGCGGCGCGATCGAGGCGGCGGTCTACTGCGCCGGCGGGGTGGCCGAGGAGAGCAGCCGGTCGACGTACCGGTACGACCCGATCACCGACACCTGGACCCGCCTCGCGGACCTGCCGATCGACCTCTGGGCGGCGGGTTACGCCGTGGCCGACGGCCGGCTCAACCTCTCCGGCGGGGTCACCGACGACGGCAGCACCATCACCAACCAGGGGTTCGCCTACGACCCGGTGAGCGATGCCTGGTCGGCGCTGCCGAACGCGGTCAACGCGCTCTACCGGGGCGCGAGCGCGTGCGGCTTCTACCGGATCGGCGGCAGCTTCGCCCGGTACGGTCGGGCGCCGTTCGCCGAGGTGCTGCCCGGTCGGACCGACTGCGGCAGTGACCGGGACAGCGCCTGGCTGGCCGCCACCCCCACCGCCAGCGTGCTCGCTGCGGGCCGTACGGTCCGGCTGTCGGTGACCCTGGACGCGGGCGTACTCGACCAGCCGGGCACGTACTCGGCCGCGCTGCTGTTGCGCGGGAACACGCCGTACCCGACCACCGTCGTACCGGTGACGTTCACCGTGGCCGCTCCTGCCGGGTGGGGTGCGGTCGGTGGCACGGTGACCGGGGTGGACTGTGCGGGCGTGGACCGACCGCTGGCCGGGATCCCGGTATGGCTGGACGCGGGTGGCTCCCGGTACGCGCTGACCACCGACCCCCAGGGACGCTTCACCCGCTGGCTCGACGCCGGTACGGGCAGCGTCGCCGTGGTGGCCGGCGGCGGGAACTGGACACCGGTCAGTCGTACCGTGCCGGTGTCCCCGGGCACGACCAGTGTGGCCGACCTCCGGCTCGTACCGGCCGGCTGTCCCTGA
- a CDS encoding S8 family serine peptidase, with translation MRSASRTRPFPHPLGAGLLCALVLVVSAMFGAAGSVPGAGPDGARAKIDVALSRSLDTGASTDFLVTFGDRTARDRAELDAAAASGDWDGRGAAVLETLRRQADRSQRAVRDQLATAKVRYRGFSVANAVYVFGGDRELADRLSRRTEVHGLYAAQTHALPEPRPADGAAVARAAAASEVEWGVADIGADRVWRDYGDRGEGIVIANIDSGVQYDHPALVASYRGNHGDGSFDHNYNWYDPASICSAGAVEPCDNSGHGTHTMGTMVGDGGAGNRIGVAPGARWIAAKGCEASSCSDFALLSSAEWMLAPTDSAGANPLPSKRPNIVNNSWGEDNGGEENPWFDQVLTAWLASGIFPMYSNGNSGPACDTAGTPGDSLLTYAAGMYDVNGVIDPWSSRGPGADGDVKPNISAPGVNVRSAVPGSGYGAKTGTSMASPHVAGAIALLWSAAPALVGDIPATRALLDRTAVDVDDTSCGGTPADNNVYGEGRLDVYAAVTAAPRATAGPIRGTVVDAAGGAPLAGAELTLTGAANRTLGTDAQGAFDALVPVGDYTVTATRFGYAPQTATLTVTTAGEARHDFRLTKVDTVTISGKVTEGADHGWPLYATVSVAGVPNGTFYTRPSDGSYRFTLPAGQRYQLTVTARYPGHQPVSAPVEVAGRNLVRDFTLPVDRYACTAPGYRGQEPEQRYAQNFDDVPPADWTVTDAAGTGQVWRYDSTERNRTGGSGGFAAVDSGEYGADSWQDTALVSPPLDLTGVGTPAVWFDTHYETGQQSSASVDVSIDGGETWATAWRRTTEALRGPATVQVPIPQAANRSGVRVRFHYEAVLDLRWQVDNVRVGDRRCVEVPGGLVSGSVTDRNTGATLPGATVRPVGHPELTTTTVATPEDAGLDDGFYWLFAPLDGVTQVRTTLDRYHAQTKPVTVAADAVTRLNFTLGAGQVSVAQSALESSVRLGESGRATLTVRNSGSAAAELDLVEEPTGGTSVTGAGAPRQRIPGDYPLGRVRPTAPAAATEPGASAATGPAAPLATVAAAPWATIADYPIPVMDNAVATLDGRIYSVGGDGPAGPVTDVFAYDPSAGAWQPLAPLPRARQKPAVGFLGGKLYVVGGWGTSGDPRFDVDVYDPGTDTWSSGPAAPEARAGAANAVLDDKLYLVGGCVSGFCGSNTVLRFDPVAQTWSRLADYPKNTAWAACGGIGGQLYCAGGATETVTSASTFRYDPATDTWTTLARLPIDLWGMGYAVADGRLLVSGGVTSRGEELTNEGFAYDPVGNAWSALPNSTYALYRGGSGCGLYKIGGAANAGLGTRLAETLPGYANCDGTDAVSWLHTDPARITVPAGGEVEVEVTFDAARLSQPGTYAARLVLRDGTPYDTVTVPVRLTVTPPAGWGRITGTVTGSDCAGTRTPLPGATVRVTAGAAAYTVNTDASGGYGLWLDPGEGRPELLVVAEGWFPYRATVEVGAGADVVHDITLDSTGCATPGRTS, from the coding sequence GTGCGGTCTGCCAGTCGGACGAGACCTTTCCCGCATCCGCTCGGGGCCGGGTTGCTCTGCGCCCTGGTGCTGGTCGTGTCGGCGATGTTCGGGGCCGCCGGATCGGTGCCCGGTGCCGGCCCGGACGGCGCCCGGGCGAAGATCGACGTGGCGCTGAGCCGGAGCCTCGACACCGGTGCCAGCACCGACTTCCTGGTGACCTTCGGTGACCGGACCGCCCGGGACCGGGCCGAGTTGGACGCCGCCGCCGCGAGCGGTGACTGGGACGGGCGCGGGGCGGCCGTACTGGAGACCCTGCGCCGGCAGGCCGACCGGAGCCAGCGGGCGGTACGCGACCAACTCGCCACCGCCAAGGTGCGCTACCGGGGCTTCTCCGTCGCCAACGCGGTCTACGTCTTCGGCGGTGACCGTGAACTCGCCGACCGGCTGTCCCGCCGGACCGAAGTCCACGGCCTGTACGCGGCACAGACGCACGCCCTGCCCGAACCCCGACCGGCCGACGGTGCGGCGGTGGCACGGGCCGCCGCCGCATCCGAGGTGGAGTGGGGTGTGGCGGACATCGGCGCCGACCGGGTGTGGCGGGACTACGGCGACCGGGGCGAGGGGATCGTCATCGCCAACATCGACTCCGGGGTCCAGTACGACCACCCGGCCCTGGTCGCCTCCTACCGGGGCAACCACGGCGACGGCTCGTTCGACCACAACTACAACTGGTACGACCCGGCCTCGATCTGCTCGGCCGGCGCGGTCGAACCGTGCGACAACTCGGGCCACGGTACCCACACCATGGGCACGATGGTCGGCGACGGCGGTGCCGGCAACCGGATCGGCGTGGCGCCCGGCGCCCGGTGGATCGCCGCCAAGGGCTGCGAGGCCAGTAGCTGCTCGGACTTCGCCCTGCTCTCCTCCGCCGAGTGGATGCTCGCCCCGACCGACAGCGCCGGCGCCAACCCGCTGCCGTCGAAACGCCCGAACATCGTGAACAACTCCTGGGGCGAGGACAACGGCGGCGAGGAGAACCCGTGGTTCGACCAGGTGCTCACCGCCTGGCTGGCCTCGGGCATCTTCCCGATGTACTCCAACGGCAACTCCGGCCCGGCCTGCGACACCGCCGGCACACCCGGCGACAGCCTGCTGACGTACGCGGCGGGCATGTACGACGTGAACGGGGTGATCGACCCGTGGTCCAGCCGGGGGCCGGGCGCCGACGGGGACGTGAAGCCGAACATCTCCGCGCCCGGCGTCAACGTCCGCTCCGCCGTACCCGGATCCGGTTACGGGGCCAAGACCGGCACCTCGATGGCCTCCCCGCACGTGGCCGGTGCGATCGCCCTGCTCTGGTCGGCCGCCCCGGCCCTGGTCGGTGACATCCCGGCCACCAGGGCGCTGCTCGACCGGACCGCGGTCGACGTCGACGACACGAGCTGCGGCGGCACCCCGGCCGACAACAACGTCTACGGCGAGGGCCGGCTCGACGTGTACGCGGCCGTCACCGCCGCACCCCGCGCGACCGCCGGCCCGATCCGGGGGACGGTCGTCGACGCGGCCGGCGGCGCACCGCTCGCCGGTGCCGAACTCACCCTGACCGGGGCGGCGAACCGCACCCTCGGCACCGACGCGCAGGGCGCCTTCGACGCGCTCGTCCCGGTCGGCGACTACACCGTGACGGCGACCAGATTCGGGTACGCCCCGCAGACCGCCACGCTGACCGTCACCACCGCAGGCGAGGCCCGGCACGACTTCCGGCTGACCAAGGTGGACACGGTCACGATCAGCGGCAAGGTGACCGAGGGGGCCGACCACGGCTGGCCGCTCTACGCGACCGTCTCGGTGGCCGGCGTACCGAACGGGACCTTCTACACCCGGCCGTCGGACGGCAGCTACAGGTTCACCCTGCCGGCCGGGCAGCGCTACCAGCTCACCGTGACCGCCCGATACCCCGGCCACCAGCCGGTCAGCGCACCCGTCGAGGTTGCCGGCCGGAACCTGGTCCGGGACTTCACCCTGCCGGTCGACCGGTACGCCTGCACCGCACCCGGTTACCGGGGGCAGGAGCCGGAGCAGCGGTACGCGCAGAACTTCGACGACGTACCCCCGGCGGACTGGACGGTAACCGACGCGGCCGGTACCGGGCAGGTCTGGCGGTACGACTCGACCGAGCGGAACCGTACCGGCGGGTCCGGGGGCTTCGCCGCCGTCGACAGCGGCGAGTACGGCGCCGACAGCTGGCAGGACACCGCACTGGTCTCGCCGCCGCTGGACCTGACCGGCGTCGGCACCCCGGCGGTCTGGTTCGACACCCACTACGAGACCGGGCAGCAGTCCAGTGCGTCGGTCGACGTGTCGATAGACGGCGGTGAGACCTGGGCGACCGCGTGGCGGCGTACCACCGAGGCGCTGCGCGGCCCGGCGACCGTTCAGGTGCCGATCCCGCAGGCGGCCAACCGGTCGGGCGTACGGGTCCGGTTCCACTACGAGGCCGTGCTCGACCTGCGCTGGCAGGTGGACAACGTACGCGTCGGCGACCGGCGCTGCGTCGAGGTGCCCGGTGGACTGGTCAGCGGTTCGGTCACCGACCGCAACACCGGGGCGACCCTGCCCGGTGCGACGGTACGGCCGGTGGGACACCCGGAGCTGACCACCACGACCGTGGCGACCCCGGAGGACGCCGGCCTGGACGACGGGTTCTACTGGCTCTTCGCCCCGCTCGACGGGGTGACGCAGGTGCGGACCACCCTGGACCGCTACCACGCGCAGACCAAACCGGTGACGGTGGCGGCGGACGCGGTGACCCGGCTGAACTTCACCCTCGGTGCCGGTCAGGTCAGCGTGGCCCAGTCCGCGCTGGAGTCCTCGGTACGGCTGGGCGAGTCGGGACGGGCGACCCTGACCGTACGCAACTCGGGCTCCGCCGCGGCCGAACTGGACCTGGTCGAGGAACCCACCGGCGGCACCTCCGTGACCGGCGCGGGAGCGCCCCGGCAGCGGATTCCGGGCGACTACCCGCTCGGCCGGGTCCGGCCCACCGCACCTGCCGCGGCCACCGAGCCGGGCGCTTCGGCGGCCACCGGTCCGGCCGCGCCGCTGGCAACCGTGGCGGCGGCACCGTGGGCCACCATCGCCGACTACCCGATCCCGGTGATGGACAACGCGGTCGCCACCCTCGACGGGCGGATCTACTCGGTCGGCGGCGACGGACCGGCCGGTCCGGTCACCGACGTCTTCGCCTACGACCCGTCCGCCGGCGCCTGGCAGCCGCTCGCACCGCTGCCCCGCGCCCGGCAGAAGCCGGCCGTCGGTTTCCTCGGCGGCAAGCTCTACGTGGTCGGCGGCTGGGGCACCAGCGGGGATCCCCGCTTCGACGTCGACGTCTACGACCCGGGTACCGACACCTGGTCGTCCGGCCCGGCGGCGCCGGAGGCACGCGCCGGTGCGGCGAACGCCGTACTCGATGACAAGCTCTACCTGGTCGGAGGCTGCGTCTCCGGGTTCTGCGGCAGTAACACCGTGCTCCGGTTCGACCCGGTCGCGCAGACCTGGTCCCGGCTGGCCGACTACCCGAAGAACACCGCCTGGGCGGCCTGCGGCGGCATCGGCGGCCAGCTCTACTGCGCCGGTGGGGCCACCGAGACGGTCACCAGCGCGTCGACCTTCCGGTACGACCCGGCGACCGACACCTGGACCACGCTGGCCCGGCTCCCGATCGACCTCTGGGGCATGGGGTACGCGGTCGCCGACGGCCGGCTGCTGGTCTCCGGCGGGGTGACCAGTCGGGGCGAGGAGCTGACCAACGAGGGCTTCGCCTACGACCCGGTGGGCAATGCCTGGTCGGCGCTGCCCAACTCCACCTACGCCCTCTACCGGGGTGGGAGCGGCTGCGGTCTCTACAAGATCGGTGGTGCCGCGAACGCCGGGCTCGGCACCCGGCTGGCCGAGACCCTGCCGGGTTACGCCAACTGCGACGGCACCGACGCGGTGTCGTGGCTGCACACCGATCCGGCGCGGATCACCGTACCGGCCGGGGGTGAGGTCGAGGTCGAGGTGACGTTCGACGCGGCCCGGCTGAGCCAGCCGGGGACGTACGCGGCCCGGCTGGTGCTGCGCGACGGCACCCCCTACGACACGGTCACGGTGCCGGTGCGGCTGACGGTCACGCCGCCGGCCGGGTGGGGTCGGATCACCGGCACCGTGACCGGCTCCGACTGCGCCGGCACCCGTACCCCGCTGCCCGGCGCCACCGTACGGGTGACCGCCGGTGCGGCGGCGTACACCGTGAACACCGACGCCTCCGGCGGTTACGGGCTCTGGCTCGATCCCGGCGAAGGCCGGCCCGAACTGCTGGTCGTCGCCGAGGGGTGGTTCCCGTACCGGGCAACCGTCGAAGTCGGCGCCGGCGCAGACGTGGTCCACGACATCACCCTCGACTCCACCGGCTGTGCCACCCCTGGGAGGACCTCATGA
- a CDS encoding helix-turn-helix transcriptional regulator, with protein sequence MSHSPAVADPAPRARLSAQVSRVLVGRTDELTTLRTAISAPPSIVLVEGEAGVGKSRLVEEALHGFAGHRLLGQCDALREPFPLGPVLDALRDAAVHLPPARRLSPLLGALVPLLPEIADRLPPALDPLPDQRAERHRLFRAAAAFLDTLGPVALVLEDLHWSDQGTWEFLAFLGAHPPAGLSIVLSRRPGSPLGSPLAESLSRLRTRPPVRVSVPPLTRVETGRLASTLLGTEPLPEAFVAELYERTGGIPFVVEEVLRDLAERLPATPEADPDAVSSPEPAGGWPANTNLTAHTLAGLAVPNGLRDVLTHRLDGLDERAQEVLGAAAVLGLVPDERTLATMVGADRGEIARALAGALAAGLLYERDGRCRFRHALARQVVYEALPSPNRRWLHLRAAQALEGDQDRAARPVAQLAHHYRHADLPAEFVRHAEAAADLAVGQGDDATAAGYLLEAVGVPELPRPLRVRLAVKLGRAAIEGLAHAEAVPVLERLLDDDRLPARARGELRLTLGRLLRQQGQAERGYAEIERSLTDLVNPGLRARALAILAAPNTAVGRRLDEHLARAREARSAAAASGDPQAVLAVRSAYTSLELERGAPGAWLLVDELLGDPALVASPREQARACVNLAQAALQAGYLDRAEGLLLRGQEVVDQADYPRLAAVVELVGVLVDRAAGRWTGLEDRLHRLLRRGSEFPAADLDVRLNLGTLLTAYGRVDEAEGWLREMVDLARRAGAVWPLIAGRAALARLLLGNGDPAGAVAEAYRGLELVRHKGIWNWGADTVQVAVDALAALDRLDEAARLTDELADGLALAEVPIAQARLAQCRAVLLRAHDPDAAAALLDPTRVELARLGLVAEVARLDEIRGDWWCAGAAGPDSAGQARGAQSLRDALTVYGTLGAGADIARVCRTMRTHRVAIPYPWRGGRQSYGDALSPREREVATLAARGRTNQEIAVRLCLSRRTVESHVANALRKLGGQSRRELAALIDRTDPVPGATDLEPG encoded by the coding sequence GTGTCGCACTCCCCCGCTGTCGCCGATCCGGCCCCCCGAGCCAGGCTGTCGGCCCAGGTCTCGCGGGTCCTGGTCGGCCGGACCGACGAGCTGACGACCCTGCGTACGGCCATCTCCGCACCGCCGTCGATCGTGCTGGTCGAGGGTGAGGCCGGGGTCGGGAAGAGCCGGCTGGTCGAGGAGGCGCTGCACGGTTTCGCCGGCCACCGGCTGCTCGGCCAGTGCGACGCGTTACGGGAGCCGTTCCCGCTCGGCCCGGTGCTCGACGCGCTGCGGGACGCCGCCGTACACCTGCCGCCGGCCCGACGGCTGAGCCCGCTGCTCGGTGCGCTGGTGCCGCTGCTGCCCGAGATCGCCGACCGGCTGCCGCCGGCCCTGGACCCGCTGCCGGACCAGCGGGCCGAACGGCACCGCCTGTTCCGGGCCGCCGCCGCGTTCCTGGACACCCTCGGCCCGGTCGCCCTGGTCCTCGAGGATCTGCACTGGAGCGACCAGGGGACCTGGGAGTTCCTGGCGTTCCTCGGTGCGCACCCGCCGGCCGGGCTCTCGATCGTCCTCAGCCGGCGTCCCGGTTCGCCGCTCGGCTCCCCGCTCGCCGAGAGCCTGTCCCGGTTGCGGACCCGACCACCGGTACGGGTGAGCGTGCCGCCGCTGACCCGCGTCGAGACCGGGCGCCTCGCCTCGACCCTGCTCGGTACCGAGCCGCTACCGGAGGCCTTCGTCGCCGAACTGTACGAGCGGACCGGGGGCATCCCGTTTGTCGTCGAGGAGGTCCTCCGCGACCTGGCGGAACGCCTCCCGGCGACACCGGAAGCGGATCCGGATGCGGTGTCGTCCCCGGAGCCCGCGGGCGGATGGCCTGCGAACACCAACCTGACCGCGCACACGCTGGCCGGGCTCGCCGTGCCGAACGGGTTGCGGGACGTACTGACCCACCGGCTCGACGGGCTGGACGAGCGGGCCCAGGAGGTGCTCGGGGCCGCGGCCGTACTGGGTCTGGTGCCCGACGAACGGACGCTGGCCACCATGGTCGGCGCCGACCGGGGCGAGATCGCCCGCGCGCTCGCCGGTGCGCTCGCCGCCGGACTGCTGTACGAGCGGGACGGCAGGTGCCGGTTCCGGCACGCGCTGGCCCGACAGGTCGTGTACGAGGCACTTCCGTCGCCGAACCGCCGGTGGCTGCACCTGCGGGCGGCCCAGGCGTTGGAGGGCGACCAGGACCGGGCGGCCCGACCGGTGGCCCAGTTGGCCCACCACTACCGGCACGCCGACCTGCCGGCGGAGTTCGTACGGCACGCCGAGGCGGCGGCCGATCTCGCGGTCGGGCAGGGCGACGACGCCACCGCCGCCGGTTACCTGCTGGAGGCGGTGGGGGTGCCGGAGCTGCCCCGACCGCTGCGGGTACGGCTGGCGGTGAAGCTCGGCCGGGCCGCGATCGAGGGCCTCGCGCACGCCGAGGCGGTCCCGGTGCTGGAGCGCCTGCTCGACGACGACCGGCTGCCGGCGCGGGCCCGGGGCGAGCTACGGCTGACCCTGGGCCGGCTGCTGCGCCAGCAGGGGCAGGCCGAACGCGGCTACGCCGAGATCGAACGGTCGCTGACCGACCTGGTCAACCCCGGTCTGCGGGCCCGCGCACTGGCCATCCTCGCCGCCCCGAACACCGCCGTCGGGAGGCGGCTGGACGAGCACCTCGCCCGCGCCCGGGAGGCCCGGTCGGCGGCTGCGGCGAGCGGCGACCCGCAGGCGGTGCTGGCGGTACGCAGCGCGTACACCTCGTTGGAGCTGGAGCGGGGCGCTCCCGGTGCCTGGCTGCTGGTCGACGAGTTGCTCGGTGACCCGGCCCTGGTCGCGAGCCCTCGGGAGCAGGCCCGTGCCTGCGTCAACCTCGCCCAGGCGGCGTTGCAGGCCGGGTACCTGGACCGGGCCGAAGGGCTGCTGCTGCGGGGTCAGGAGGTGGTCGACCAGGCCGACTATCCCCGGCTGGCGGCGGTGGTGGAACTGGTCGGGGTGCTGGTGGACCGGGCCGCCGGACGCTGGACCGGGCTGGAGGACCGGCTGCACCGGCTGCTGCGGCGCGGTTCCGAGTTCCCGGCCGCCGACCTCGACGTACGGCTGAACCTGGGCACGCTGCTGACCGCGTACGGCCGGGTGGACGAGGCCGAGGGGTGGCTGCGGGAGATGGTCGACCTGGCCAGGCGGGCGGGGGCGGTCTGGCCGCTGATCGCCGGGCGGGCGGCGCTGGCCCGGCTGTTGCTCGGCAACGGGGACCCGGCCGGGGCGGTCGCGGAGGCGTACCGGGGGCTGGAGCTGGTACGGCACAAGGGCATCTGGAACTGGGGCGCGGACACGGTGCAGGTGGCGGTCGACGCGCTGGCGGCCCTGGACCGGCTGGACGAGGCGGCCCGACTCACCGACGAACTCGCCGACGGGCTGGCCCTGGCCGAGGTGCCGATCGCGCAGGCCCGGCTGGCCCAGTGCCGTGCGGTGCTGCTGCGGGCACACGATCCGGACGCGGCGGCGGCCCTGCTCGACCCGACCCGCGTCGAACTGGCCCGGCTGGGCCTGGTCGCCGAGGTCGCCCGGCTGGACGAGATCCGGGGGGACTGGTGGTGCGCCGGTGCTGCCGGGCCCGACTCGGCCGGGCAGGCCCGGGGCGCGCAGTCGCTGCGGGACGCGCTGACGGTCTACGGCACGCTCGGTGCCGGCGCCGACATCGCCCGGGTCTGCCGGACCATGCGGACGCACCGGGTCGCCATCCCGTACCCGTGGCGGGGTGGCCGGCAGTCCTACGGCGACGCGCTGTCGCCGAGGGAACGGGAGGTGGCGACGCTCGCCGCTCGCGGTCGGACCAACCAGGAGATCGCCGTACGGCTGTGCCTGTCCCGTCGTACGGTCGAGAGCCATGTCGCGAACGCGCTGCGCAAGCTCGGCGGGCAGTCGCGGCGGGAGCTGGCCGCGTTGATCGACCGCACCGATCCGGTGCCAGGGGCAACGGACCTCGAGCCGGGTTGA